A genome region from Tursiops truncatus isolate mTurTru1 chromosome 15, mTurTru1.mat.Y, whole genome shotgun sequence includes the following:
- the BANF2 gene encoding barrier-to-autointegration factor-like protein: MDHMSPRLRTFLSEPIGEKNVAWVDGVSRELAINLCTKGFNKAYILLGQFLLMHKNEAEFQKWLICCCGATES; the protein is encoded by the exons ATGGACCACATGTCTCCCAGGCTGAGAACCTTCCTTTCTGAACCCATTGGAGAAAAGAATGTTGCCTGGGTAGATGGGGTCAGCCGTGAGCTTGCAATCAATCTGTGCACCAAAGGTTTCAACAAG GCCTACATCCTGCTGGGACAGTTCCTTCTGATGCACAAGAACGAAGCCGAGTTTCAGAAGTGGCTCATTTGCTGCTGTGGTGCCACTGAGT CATAA